The proteins below are encoded in one region of Candidatus Ozemobacteraceae bacterium:
- a CDS encoding ATPase, T2SS/T4P/T4SS family, with protein MANAGPRAEVFVFTSFQGGIGKSSTALRFSRALRQRSGRNVAFIECNWFAPSAIVAKYDLAESSGMSFMEYFKSDWTGLTPENVAEKFSERDGLWLMPFTGIRPNEPLGAGFIVNEADLGPAMDRLLRCLSQRNAYAVIDLTLFMTPFPQAVLLASDVIYYLYAAQDGSPELAKRFLIEVGKWPNFTNRVIMVRNMVDTETEDTESKLHAREFLLPMGSAVESAAGDKHLDEAIAKLAEKAMENQAAERIRPDEQEVVPPVDEVLVEYQRSIRSEIISTLEKRFGMTDQELRKKVEHNIELSFKRNPPPQIENRNVYAELKKALLDDILGLGPLEDFIRDPDVDEIMVNGPSKIFIEKRGKLQLSGKSFSNTDQVKTVIDRILMPIGRTVNERNPFVDARLADGSRVHAIIPPLSLTGPMLTIRKFSSTPYSLDDLVFRFKAFTPSVAEFLKLCVKMRRNIIVSGGASSGKTTLLNVLSMNTQPDERVICIEDSAELRLAQENLGRLEARQQAGEAKTQVTIRDLVRNALRMRPDRIIVGECRGEEALDMLQAMNTGHEGSLTTLHANSSRDALARLETMVLMAGVDLPLRAVREQIASAVNIVIQTARLSDGTRRVIEISEVVGMQDVSIQLETIFKFDKKWIGEDGRVFGEMLPTGYVPLFIRECPGRLIERVGGLFKIEK; from the coding sequence ATGGCAAACGCCGGACCGCGTGCCGAAGTGTTTGTTTTCACGAGTTTCCAGGGAGGAATCGGCAAGAGTTCGACCGCCCTCCGATTTTCCCGGGCGCTTCGTCAGCGAAGCGGGCGGAACGTCGCCTTCATCGAGTGTAACTGGTTCGCTCCCTCGGCGATCGTCGCGAAATACGATCTCGCTGAAAGCTCGGGCATGTCGTTCATGGAGTATTTCAAGAGCGACTGGACCGGCTTGACGCCGGAAAACGTCGCAGAGAAATTCAGCGAACGGGACGGCCTCTGGTTGATGCCCTTCACCGGCATTCGCCCGAACGAGCCGCTCGGTGCCGGATTCATCGTGAACGAAGCCGATCTCGGTCCCGCCATGGATCGCCTGTTGCGATGCCTCTCCCAGCGAAACGCCTATGCCGTCATCGATCTGACGCTCTTCATGACGCCCTTTCCCCAGGCGGTTCTGCTGGCATCCGATGTGATATATTATCTCTACGCGGCACAGGACGGCTCCCCGGAACTCGCGAAACGGTTCCTGATCGAAGTCGGCAAATGGCCAAACTTTACGAACCGGGTCATCATGGTTCGGAACATGGTCGATACCGAGACCGAGGACACCGAATCGAAACTTCATGCGCGCGAGTTCCTCCTTCCGATGGGAAGCGCGGTCGAAAGCGCCGCGGGCGACAAGCATCTCGACGAGGCCATCGCGAAACTCGCCGAGAAGGCGATGGAAAACCAGGCCGCGGAGCGAATCCGGCCCGACGAGCAGGAGGTCGTGCCTCCCGTCGACGAAGTCCTGGTCGAATACCAGCGGTCGATCAGAAGCGAGATCATCTCCACACTCGAAAAGCGCTTCGGGATGACGGACCAGGAGCTTCGGAAAAAAGTAGAGCATAATATAGAACTGAGTTTCAAGCGGAATCCGCCGCCTCAGATCGAGAACCGCAACGTATACGCGGAGCTGAAAAAAGCCCTGCTGGACGACATTCTCGGGTTGGGGCCCCTGGAAGACTTCATCCGCGATCCCGACGTGGACGAGATCATGGTGAACGGGCCTTCGAAAATTTTCATCGAGAAGCGGGGAAAACTGCAACTGTCGGGGAAATCGTTCAGCAATACCGACCAGGTGAAGACCGTCATCGATCGTATTCTCATGCCGATCGGCAGGACGGTCAACGAGCGGAATCCCTTCGTCGATGCCCGCCTCGCGGACGGCTCGCGCGTCCATGCGATCATTCCGCCGCTCTCGCTGACGGGCCCGATGCTGACGATCCGCAAATTCTCGAGTACGCCCTACAGCCTCGACGATCTCGTGTTCCGGTTCAAGGCGTTCACGCCCTCCGTAGCCGAGTTTCTCAAGCTCTGCGTGAAGATGCGCAGGAACATCATCGTATCGGGGGGCGCGAGCTCCGGGAAGACGACGCTACTGAACGTTCTCTCGATGAATACGCAGCCCGACGAACGCGTGATCTGCATCGAGGACTCCGCCGAACTGCGGCTCGCCCAGGAAAACCTCGGACGGCTCGAGGCCCGGCAGCAGGCTGGTGAGGCGAAGACCCAGGTGACGATTCGCGATCTGGTTCGAAACGCCCTTCGCATGCGCCCCGACCGGATCATCGTTGGGGAGTGCCGCGGCGAAGAGGCGCTCGATATGCTCCAGGCCATGAATACCGGCCACGAGGGGTCGCTGACGACGCTTCACGCCAACTCCTCACGCGATGCCCTGGCCCGCCTCGAAACGATGGTTCTGATGGCGGGCGTCGACCTTCCCCTGCGCGCCGTTCGGGAGCAGATCGCGAGCGCGGTCAACATCGTCATTCAGACCGCTCGTCTCTCCGACGGGACGCGGCGCGTCATCGAGATATCGGAAGTGGTCGGGATGCAGGACGTGTCGATCCAGCTCGAGACCATCTTCAAATTTGACAAGAAATGGATCGGCGAAGACGGCCGGGTGTTCGGAGAAATGCTGCCGACGGGCTACGTTCCGCTCTTCATCAGGGAGTGCCCGGGGCGGCTGATCGAGCGTGTCGGCGGTTTGTTCAAAATCGAAAAGTAA
- the grpE gene encoding nucleotide exchange factor GrpE codes for MHQIQNIVYTLRTFLIQLEAASSSDPRKTPEYQSALQEIEGFKKTNARLEESLFLEMSKHQKLTAEIDKQAVLLKDRDQTIAQLNNEIAALQRQIGELQNRPATEVQSAVLEAQQAAHEQEKAAFAEERARLEAAAAEAASKAQSATEELIRLSTELNKVRDEYDRATQRLDELQSLTETIDRERQMKERAEQALGAAKLEFNQEREQLAAEIEKYRKDYEELKNQPLKDQDTYRKIIKALQEKIDKLQRTLHSGPAGDAIQNIQAAAEARIKALEMALAEAKCQIELGTPVSPEKFENLTRENNELQQRIIDLEATVRRLLATQEHAQSGQNEGLSSGFRCDEIILFFEVLTTLIAKLGTAPENRDLRQKAEKAFAVLEKTHAVEPVSSLGRMYEEKMHKVVKSFIAPFLDDGMIVNEISRGYLSGDQIIQRAVVWVAKSRFQCSDCGSPSRPQDNFCPKCGLELCAPDGTPKRRLPQLPTDPEIGIQLLDILIERRQIKAMQGLLSHLMMANPGHNGLLIRNKQITQILSELPPED; via the coding sequence GTGCACCAAATCCAAAACATCGTTTACACGCTGAGAACGTTCCTCATCCAGCTCGAAGCAGCCTCTTCCTCGGATCCGCGCAAGACCCCCGAATACCAGAGCGCGCTACAGGAAATCGAGGGATTCAAGAAAACCAACGCCCGTCTCGAGGAATCCCTCTTCCTCGAGATGAGCAAACATCAGAAACTGACGGCCGAGATCGACAAACAGGCTGTTCTGCTCAAGGATCGCGACCAGACTATCGCCCAGCTCAACAACGAGATCGCCGCGTTGCAGCGCCAGATCGGCGAACTCCAGAACAGGCCGGCGACCGAGGTGCAGAGCGCCGTTCTCGAGGCCCAGCAGGCGGCCCACGAGCAAGAAAAGGCCGCGTTCGCCGAAGAGAGAGCCCGCCTGGAAGCGGCGGCGGCCGAGGCCGCCTCGAAAGCGCAGTCTGCGACGGAAGAATTGATCCGGCTGTCGACCGAACTGAACAAGGTTCGCGATGAGTATGACCGCGCGACCCAGCGCCTCGACGAACTGCAGAGCCTCACCGAAACCATCGACCGCGAACGTCAGATGAAAGAGCGCGCAGAGCAGGCTCTCGGCGCCGCGAAGCTCGAGTTCAACCAGGAGCGGGAGCAGCTCGCCGCGGAAATCGAGAAGTATCGCAAGGACTATGAGGAACTGAAAAACCAGCCCCTCAAGGACCAGGACACCTATCGCAAGATCATCAAGGCGCTCCAGGAAAAGATCGACAAGCTCCAGCGCACCCTGCACAGCGGACCCGCGGGAGATGCAATTCAGAACATCCAGGCGGCAGCGGAGGCCCGGATCAAGGCGCTCGAAATGGCCCTCGCCGAGGCGAAGTGCCAGATCGAGCTCGGCACGCCGGTCTCACCCGAAAAATTTGAAAACCTCACCCGCGAAAACAACGAACTCCAGCAACGGATCATCGATCTCGAAGCGACCGTGCGGCGGCTCCTGGCCACCCAGGAACACGCGCAGAGCGGCCAGAACGAAGGCCTCTCGAGCGGTTTCCGGTGCGACGAAATCATCCTGTTTTTCGAAGTGCTGACGACGCTCATCGCGAAGCTGGGCACAGCGCCCGAAAACCGCGATCTCCGGCAGAAGGCGGAAAAGGCATTCGCCGTCCTCGAGAAGACGCACGCGGTCGAGCCCGTCTCGTCACTCGGCCGAATGTATGAAGAGAAGATGCACAAGGTCGTCAAATCCTTCATCGCGCCGTTCCTCGACGACGGCATGATCGTCAACGAGATCAGCCGCGGGTATCTCTCGGGCGACCAGATCATCCAGCGCGCAGTCGTTTGGGTGGCGAAATCCCGTTTCCAGTGCTCGGATTGCGGCTCGCCGTCGAGGCCACAAGATAATTTCTGCCCCAAGTGCGGCCTCGAACTCTGCGCCCCCGACGGAACGCCGAAACGCCGGCTGCCTCAGCTTCCCACCGATCCGGAGATCGGCATCCAGCTTCTCGATATTCTTATCGAACGGCGCCAGATCAAGGCGATGCAAGGCCTTCTCTCGCATCTCATGATGGCGAATCCCGGCCATAACGGCCTTCTGATCCGCAACAAGCAGATCACCCAGATCCTTTCGGAATTGCCGCCGGAAGACTAA
- a CDS encoding ABC transporter ATP-binding protein: MATNMQTAVSVDSLTKSFGKHEAVKGISFDVAAGTIFGFLGPNGAGKTTTMRMITGMLAPTSGRITIAGLDMPDRRDAIKALIGVVPDHQNLYDRLTARRQLRLFADLTGAAPARVDEVISLVGLGEYADIPTVRLSRGWRQRVLIARGLLHHPKVFFLDEPTSALDPQSAISIRGVVRRLRDEGTTIFLTTHYMEEASDLCDRIAILHDGRIVASDTPDNIRMRFGRPLIDVTLRSRESGPDKTVSLPIGGPETPARISGWLADGSVVRIHTQEATLEEAFLRLTGSTWHPQPETFDDLPKPSQAEHP, translated from the coding sequence ATGGCAACGAACATGCAGACGGCCGTTTCGGTCGATTCCCTGACGAAGAGCTTCGGAAAACACGAAGCCGTGAAGGGCATCTCGTTCGACGTCGCTGCGGGAACGATCTTCGGCTTCCTCGGCCCCAACGGCGCCGGCAAGACGACGACCATGCGGATGATCACGGGCATGCTCGCCCCCACGTCAGGCCGCATCACCATCGCAGGCCTCGACATGCCCGACCGGCGCGATGCGATCAAAGCCTTGATCGGCGTCGTCCCGGACCACCAGAACCTGTACGACCGCCTGACCGCGCGCAGACAGCTTCGCCTCTTCGCCGATCTCACCGGAGCCGCGCCGGCACGCGTCGACGAAGTCATTTCGCTCGTCGGCCTCGGTGAGTATGCCGACATCCCTACCGTCAGACTCAGCAGAGGCTGGCGGCAGCGTGTCCTTATCGCGCGCGGTCTGCTCCATCATCCGAAGGTGTTTTTCCTCGACGAACCGACGTCCGCGCTCGATCCCCAGTCCGCCATCTCGATCAGGGGCGTCGTCAGGCGTCTTCGCGACGAAGGCACGACTATTTTCCTGACGACGCATTACATGGAAGAGGCGTCCGATCTCTGCGACCGAATCGCGATCCTCCACGACGGCCGGATCGTGGCTTCCGACACGCCCGACAACATCCGGATGCGGTTCGGCCGCCCCCTTATCGACGTCACGCTTCGCAGCCGCGAATCCGGCCCAGACAAAACGGTTTCCCTTCCCATCGGCGGTCCCGAAACCCCGGCCAGAATCTCCGGGTGGCTCGCGGACGGTTCCGTCGTTCGCATCCACACCCAGGAAGCAACCCTGGAAGAAGCGTTTCTCCGCCTCACCGGCTCGACCTGGCACCCCCAGCCCGAAACGTTCGACGACCTGCCGAAACCGTCACAGGCGGAACATCCATGA
- a CDS encoding Ig-like domain-containing protein, translating to MKDRNESLLSPTMRFSAGVCLGFVLLLLLVAAGCGSNGGGAEDWQTPSVGQTLVNIEGRILAPVSGSTRESLAGLLPQTAGGGQANATVFVEERPDLTAVTDGDGKFLIQNVPVGKWHLIAEIAAGGQAYRQRSDLVSVSSQYATWQLPSSLQLVYAARTLTLRILNRDSGAAVLGARITLWGRSVTSGAGGDASIGPVPPGSWQAAVSAPGYETRIFLLTFRDTGQTAVTIALTPSTAVNRNNAPTVEVSAAFSSLNAGGQGSLFATALDPDGDVVQFAWSCTAGSFSNSQGQSTLYTAPSVAGTYVVEVTGDDGKGGTGKAAFTVYVADGSGGPGNPNNQAPLKATSPMPADGATGQSVSPTLRWQATDPDGDALVYDVFLSKLGSPAVLIASNVATPYWQVSGLSVYQDYIWHVICRDTSGAISADYSQWQFTTGDGNNTLPYTPENPTPADQAQGQLPSILLMWIGGDPDPSDHVTYQVWLATGTQAPALATTTNFPVARLENLALGTTYSWKVVASDERSGVTTGPTWSFRTYDRPNNPPGDPAAVYPANGATGVETRPQLRWDATEPDGDAMTYDVFLGTTAPLPCVASGVTYKYLLVPAVLKNGTRYSWQVVAKDAGGMTNANPSVWTFTTTVQANGAPLAPTLNTPANAAAHVATQPTLSWTASDPDGDALTYDVFLGLNSTLSTPLVTGLTTPTYVPAALDAGQTYYWKVRASDGTASATSSTNSFTTLQAITADTTAPTLLSVVPAAGATGVATGTAITFTFSEPMSQTSVENAISFSPARSYATFWETPSILRLTPTTPFWPGAYQIVSLANNSATDLALNKLITGVQAGFTMAADLPLPTNFRSAGFPVTLSSGETAAVSVPNLGIGRTLLASVVGVEATSSFRISPNVVTTGEPVLPESFGATPEAAVRELERRLASLGMPDVDGAGPAASIRSSVVVGDERNFYITSYGNVATTTAFPNNVIRARCVGTSDQLYIYVDTSIGSPDYGLVSDIRLKFEEGIAAAVRDAYGNEPAKGPDNDTHLTILLTNAMRDGIIGLFYGADLYLNNPLDVQLRESNARKIIYARYSSSGLTNVVRYGTIAHEFQHMVNFYQKRLAMNGFEETWLAEGEAKYAEDIAGYGISAGDANTAQIIKMMQAQTAFDKMSLTNWYGIESYGLSYLFVRFLAEANRYGTTSREITRALSTGTKVGYQAIEAITNEPFSRTLGRFYLSLLLNRYNSAVSGDYGIKGLNLSGTNAGVQLIGMPVTTVGGSAVNTDVKGHGCRYFRRDGTAGETTLTLQNVVNRVQAWLLDQRP from the coding sequence ATGAAAGACCGGAATGAATCACTTCTGTCACCGACGATGCGATTTTCGGCCGGCGTCTGTCTCGGGTTCGTCCTTCTCCTGCTTCTGGTGGCCGCCGGATGCGGTTCGAATGGCGGGGGCGCGGAAGATTGGCAGACGCCTTCGGTCGGTCAGACACTTGTAAATATAGAGGGTAGAATACTTGCGCCCGTCTCTGGGAGCACGAGGGAGTCGCTGGCCGGGCTTCTTCCCCAAACCGCCGGGGGCGGGCAGGCGAACGCGACGGTGTTCGTCGAGGAGAGGCCTGATCTGACGGCCGTCACCGACGGCGACGGAAAGTTTCTCATTCAGAACGTGCCGGTCGGCAAGTGGCACCTGATCGCCGAAATTGCGGCGGGAGGCCAGGCCTACAGGCAGCGTTCGGACCTCGTCAGCGTTTCGTCGCAGTATGCGACGTGGCAATTGCCGTCGTCGCTCCAGCTCGTCTATGCCGCTCGGACTTTGACGCTCCGGATTCTCAATCGCGATTCGGGCGCCGCCGTGCTGGGTGCCAGAATCACTCTGTGGGGGCGATCCGTCACGAGCGGCGCGGGCGGGGACGCGTCGATCGGGCCGGTTCCGCCGGGTTCCTGGCAGGCCGCCGTATCCGCTCCTGGATACGAGACCAGGATCTTCCTGCTCACGTTCCGTGACACCGGCCAGACGGCGGTCACGATCGCCCTCACCCCATCCACGGCCGTGAATCGAAATAACGCCCCGACCGTCGAAGTGAGCGCCGCTTTTTCGTCGCTGAACGCCGGCGGTCAGGGAAGCCTGTTTGCGACGGCTCTCGATCCGGACGGCGACGTCGTCCAGTTCGCCTGGAGCTGCACGGCGGGAAGTTTCAGCAACAGCCAGGGCCAGAGCACGCTGTATACGGCTCCTTCCGTTGCAGGCACGTATGTCGTCGAGGTGACGGGAGACGACGGGAAGGGCGGAACCGGCAAAGCCGCTTTCACGGTTTACGTCGCCGACGGTTCGGGCGGCCCAGGGAACCCGAATAACCAGGCGCCCTTGAAAGCGACTTCCCCGATGCCCGCAGACGGGGCGACCGGCCAGTCCGTTTCCCCGACGCTGCGGTGGCAGGCAACCGACCCTGACGGCGACGCGCTCGTCTACGACGTGTTCCTATCGAAGCTGGGCAGCCCCGCGGTACTGATCGCGAGCAACGTCGCGACTCCGTACTGGCAGGTGAGCGGCCTTTCCGTCTACCAGGACTACATCTGGCACGTCATCTGCCGCGATACGTCAGGAGCGATCAGCGCGGATTATTCCCAGTGGCAGTTCACGACGGGCGACGGCAACAATACCCTTCCCTATACACCCGAAAACCCGACCCCGGCCGACCAGGCGCAAGGCCAGCTTCCCTCGATTCTCCTGATGTGGATCGGCGGCGACCCGGACCCCTCCGACCACGTCACCTATCAGGTCTGGCTCGCGACGGGAACGCAGGCGCCGGCGCTCGCGACGACCACGAATTTCCCCGTCGCGCGGCTCGAGAATCTCGCTCTCGGCACGACGTATTCATGGAAGGTGGTCGCATCGGACGAACGGTCGGGGGTGACGACCGGACCCACCTGGAGCTTCAGGACCTACGACCGGCCGAACAACCCGCCCGGCGACCCGGCGGCCGTGTATCCCGCCAACGGGGCGACCGGCGTCGAAACCAGGCCGCAGCTCCGCTGGGACGCGACGGAACCCGACGGCGACGCCATGACGTACGACGTCTTCTTGGGCACGACCGCCCCGCTGCCATGCGTCGCCAGCGGCGTCACCTACAAGTATCTTCTCGTGCCGGCCGTTCTGAAAAATGGCACAAGATATTCATGGCAGGTCGTGGCCAAGGATGCCGGGGGAATGACCAACGCGAACCCCTCCGTCTGGACGTTCACGACGACGGTGCAGGCGAACGGGGCGCCGCTGGCACCGACGCTGAACACGCCGGCGAACGCCGCCGCACATGTCGCCACGCAGCCGACGCTCTCCTGGACGGCGAGCGATCCGGACGGCGATGCGCTCACATACGACGTGTTCCTCGGGCTGAACAGTACGCTTTCGACGCCCCTCGTCACGGGGCTCACGACCCCGACATACGTTCCGGCTGCCCTCGATGCCGGTCAGACGTATTACTGGAAGGTCCGGGCTTCCGACGGCACGGCATCGGCGACGTCCTCGACCAACAGCTTCACGACGCTCCAGGCGATCACCGCCGACACGACGGCGCCGACGCTCCTTTCGGTCGTTCCCGCGGCGGGTGCGACGGGCGTCGCGACGGGAACGGCGATCACCTTCACGTTCAGCGAGCCCATGAGCCAGACGTCCGTGGAGAATGCGATCTCGTTCAGCCCGGCGAGAAGTTACGCGACATTCTGGGAAACGCCGTCCATCCTCCGTTTGACGCCGACGACGCCGTTCTGGCCTGGCGCCTACCAGATCGTCTCGCTTGCCAACAATTCGGCGACGGACCTGGCGCTGAACAAGCTGATCACCGGCGTCCAGGCCGGCTTCACGATGGCGGCTGACCTGCCGCTTCCGACGAACTTCCGATCGGCCGGCTTCCCGGTGACGCTTTCGAGCGGGGAAACCGCTGCCGTCTCGGTACCGAATCTCGGGATAGGCCGAACTCTCCTGGCTTCGGTCGTGGGCGTCGAGGCGACGTCCAGTTTCCGGATAAGTCCGAACGTCGTGACGACCGGAGAACCCGTTCTGCCGGAATCGTTCGGCGCGACGCCGGAAGCAGCCGTGCGCGAACTCGAGCGAAGGCTCGCCTCGCTCGGCATGCCGGACGTGGATGGTGCCGGCCCGGCCGCGTCGATCAGGTCATCGGTCGTCGTCGGCGACGAACGGAACTTCTATATCACTTCCTATGGAAACGTGGCGACGACGACGGCGTTTCCGAACAACGTCATCAGGGCCCGCTGCGTCGGGACGAGCGATCAACTCTATATCTATGTCGATACTTCGATCGGATCACCCGATTACGGCCTCGTATCCGATATCCGGCTCAAGTTCGAGGAAGGGATCGCCGCGGCGGTTCGCGACGCATACGGCAACGAGCCGGCGAAGGGACCGGACAACGACACGCACCTGACGATCCTCCTGACGAACGCGATGCGAGACGGGATCATCGGGCTGTTCTACGGCGCCGACCTCTATCTGAACAACCCGCTCGACGTCCAGCTGCGCGAGAGCAACGCGCGCAAAATCATCTACGCGCGGTATTCGAGTTCCGGGCTGACGAATGTCGTCCGATACGGAACGATCGCGCACGAGTTCCAGCACATGGTGAACTTTTACCAGAAACGGCTCGCGATGAACGGTTTTGAAGAAACCTGGCTTGCCGAGGGAGAGGCGAAATACGCCGAAGATATCGCCGGCTATGGAATCTCGGCGGGCGACGCGAACACCGCTCAGATCATCAAGATGATGCAGGCGCAGACCGCGTTCGACAAGATGTCGCTGACGAACTGGTACGGCATCGAAAGTTACGGACTTTCCTACCTCTTCGTCCGCTTCCTCGCCGAGGCAAACAGATACGGCACGACCTCCAGGGAGATCACGCGCGCCCTCAGCACGGGCACCAAGGTCGGGTACCAGGCGATCGAAGCCATCACGAACGAACCGTTCTCACGCACCCTCGGCCGGTTTTACCTCAGCCTGCTCCTGAACCGGTACAACTCGGCGGTTTCGGGGGATTACGGCATCAAGGGGCTGAACCTGTCGGGAACGAACGCCGGCGTGCAGTTGATCGGCATGCCGGTGACGACGGTCGGCGGTTCCGCGGTCAACACCGACGTGAAAGGCCACGGCTGCCGGTATTTCCGGCGGGACGGTACCGCAGGAGAGACGACGCTGACGCTCCAGAACGTCGTGAACAGGGTACAGGCCTGGCTTCTCGACCAGCGTCCCTGA
- a CDS encoding prepilin-type N-terminal cleavage/methylation domain-containing protein — protein MRKSGVTLVEVMIGVLLSSVVLGGAYQVWTASRRNFAKANARQALQSEIRKTIDQIALDFKAIKAGTLEVAGAADGNSGTIKFQRFLENKDANRIDSKGVADVVYEFRKPRLYRNVGGQGQKLLCSNLKSFDLARGAEPGTLMPDGMQQTAQARIDISLTGAMQVPVTREMIEHNEKTTVVMRNEFIAAAPVKSSIAMAVLTNATEKMTGTEGQSSMFSATLTADALKDMSSQQLAFMMQRETESLSNANREINNTNDQLKDVDAKGAATWYNPFTWGGTDTDVSRIKEDLLKHDKLQDVENDVKALRTIIDRDEERFLRRSLESSGTTLPSDQKEQQAYRQAYDLMVKDRALKEAYEKNPQKDSEGKEIPYKSLLESFDASKIKQGVQYDSQGREVAFTESDADFQKRSAEARKIQEASTKIDLTWMNTGDAKEEVKQYSAAKDLVDIAVVKQSYIQSRDLAQGNIDLIGSEQRSRN, from the coding sequence ATGCGCAAATCTGGTGTGACCCTCGTCGAAGTGATGATCGGCGTTCTTCTTTCCAGCGTCGTCCTCGGCGGCGCTTACCAGGTCTGGACGGCCTCGCGGCGGAATTTCGCGAAGGCAAACGCCCGGCAGGCGCTCCAGTCCGAGATTCGCAAGACCATCGACCAGATAGCTCTCGATTTCAAGGCGATCAAGGCGGGCACCCTGGAGGTGGCCGGCGCTGCCGATGGGAACTCGGGAACGATCAAATTCCAGCGGTTTCTCGAAAACAAGGACGCGAACAGGATCGACTCGAAGGGGGTCGCCGACGTGGTGTACGAATTCCGGAAACCGAGACTGTACCGCAACGTCGGTGGCCAGGGGCAAAAACTGCTTTGCTCGAACCTGAAATCCTTCGATCTCGCCCGCGGGGCCGAACCGGGCACGCTGATGCCTGACGGGATGCAGCAGACCGCGCAGGCCCGGATCGACATTTCCCTGACCGGGGCGATGCAGGTGCCGGTGACGCGGGAAATGATCGAGCACAACGAGAAGACCACCGTCGTGATGCGCAACGAGTTCATCGCGGCCGCGCCGGTGAAGAGTTCGATCGCCATGGCGGTGCTGACGAACGCGACGGAAAAGATGACCGGGACCGAGGGCCAGTCGTCGATGTTCTCGGCGACGCTGACGGCCGATGCGCTCAAGGACATGTCGTCTCAACAGCTTGCGTTCATGATGCAGCGCGAAACCGAATCGTTGAGTAACGCAAACAGGGAGATCAACAACACCAACGATCAGTTGAAGGACGTCGATGCGAAAGGCGCGGCCACCTGGTATAACCCCTTCACCTGGGGCGGCACGGATACCGACGTCTCGAGGATCAAGGAAGACCTCCTGAAGCACGACAAGCTCCAGGACGTGGAGAACGACGTCAAGGCCCTGCGAACGATCATCGACCGCGACGAGGAGAGATTTCTCAGGCGGTCGCTCGAATCGTCGGGCACGACACTCCCGTCCGACCAGAAAGAGCAACAGGCGTATCGGCAGGCGTATGACCTGATGGTGAAAGATCGCGCGCTGAAAGAGGCCTACGAGAAAAACCCGCAGAAGGACAGCGAGGGGAAGGAGATTCCCTATAAGAGCCTTCTCGAAAGTTTCGATGCGTCGAAGATCAAGCAGGGGGTCCAATACGACAGTCAGGGCAGGGAAGTCGCCTTCACCGAGTCGGATGCGGATTTTCAGAAGCGATCCGCGGAGGCGAGAAAGATCCAGGAGGCTTCGACGAAAATCGATCTCACCTGGATGAACACGGGCGATGCCAAGGAAGAGGTGAAACAGTATTCCGCCGCCAAAGACCTCGTGGACATCGCCGTCGTGAAGCAGTCCTACATCCAGAGCCGAGACCTCGCGCAGGGGAACATCGACCTCATCGGGAGCGAACAGAGGTCGCGGAACTGA
- a CDS encoding ABC transporter permease produces MNPRRIFALFKKDLLDASRNYHVLLLVATPIILSLLFSNLFSESRSNTMMPRVGVLAPGGSPLLEKLQPKEFGIRLVSFSSRDEMESRIAEGDVSFGLVLPSVLPQASGPRNLPKLTMIYPVETPEYAVERFRSTLEGELRKFLGKPAPPLPIELSFEPIGGTSAKQRSFGGDMLPMLILMAMGMIGLLALPLSFAEERERRTLDALFLTPTTTTELIVGKCLFSFVLQHVTVLAMVALNGRWDGNQPYFWLFVSLGSLMFLLVGLFVAAVAETQASVNAMGSSLFLCFQMVPTLSATNDLLRMAANIVPSTYVLRGIRKALFLDLSKVDIVGDLLVLAAVTGVLYLMTRFVFRRMQVA; encoded by the coding sequence ATGAACCCGCGACGCATCTTCGCCCTGTTCAAGAAAGACCTTCTCGACGCCTCACGCAATTACCACGTGCTTTTGCTCGTCGCCACGCCGATCATTCTCTCCCTCCTCTTCTCGAATCTCTTTTCGGAAAGCCGCTCCAACACGATGATGCCCCGCGTCGGCGTCCTCGCCCCGGGCGGAAGTCCGCTTCTCGAAAAGCTGCAGCCGAAAGAGTTCGGAATCCGCCTCGTGAGCTTTTCCTCGCGCGATGAAATGGAGTCCCGCATCGCCGAAGGGGACGTGAGCTTCGGCCTTGTCCTTCCGTCCGTTCTCCCGCAGGCGTCGGGCCCTCGGAACCTGCCGAAGCTCACCATGATCTACCCCGTTGAAACGCCTGAATATGCCGTGGAACGGTTCCGCAGCACGCTCGAGGGAGAGTTGCGCAAATTTCTCGGAAAGCCGGCTCCGCCGCTTCCGATCGAGCTATCCTTCGAACCCATCGGCGGCACATCTGCCAAACAGCGCAGTTTCGGCGGGGACATGCTCCCCATGCTCATCCTGATGGCGATGGGCATGATCGGGCTTCTCGCCCTCCCCCTCTCGTTTGCCGAGGAGCGCGAGAGACGCACCCTCGATGCCCTGTTCCTGACGCCGACCACCACGACGGAATTGATCGTCGGCAAATGCCTCTTCAGCTTCGTTCTCCAGCACGTCACGGTCCTCGCCATGGTCGCCCTGAACGGGCGCTGGGACGGAAACCAGCCGTATTTCTGGCTGTTCGTCTCGCTTGGAAGCTTGATGTTTTTGCTCGTGGGGCTGTTCGTTGCGGCCGTCGCAGAAACCCAGGCGTCCGTCAACGCGATGGGAAGCAGCCTGTTTCTCTGCTTCCAGATGGTTCCGACCCTCAGCGCCACCAACGATCTGCTGCGCATGGCGGCGAATATCGTGCCTTCGACCTACGTCCTTCGGGGAATCCGCAAAGCCCTGTTTCTCGATCTCTCGAAAGTCGATATCGTCGGCGACCTGCTGGTGCTGGCCGCCGTCACGGGAGTGCTGTATCTGATGACGAGGTTCGTTTTCCGCCGCATGCAGGTGGCGTGA